The following are encoded in a window of Vigna unguiculata cultivar IT97K-499-35 chromosome 8, ASM411807v1, whole genome shotgun sequence genomic DNA:
- the LOC114194322 gene encoding zinc finger CCHC domain-containing protein 10-like has product MSSNKSEEKSQAAAERIKAAALTAAKGLSRAQAERAAAAAARNVNAYGQKEEGPSRWQEKREAKRQMYLMSTEKAVKLGERKDLKPSRSASGGAAQCQKCFQSGHWTYECKNERVYISRPSRTQQLKNPKLRVDTPVTYDLDLDGDVPDGDDKEEKEKKRRRKKKKSEKKRRRYDSDSDSESDSGSDASSVSGSESSSESSSGSDSEEERRRRRKKQRKRSRRSRRSYSSSSGSESDTDPGSDSDSDDKSSRRKKRRSRKR; this is encoded by the coding sequence ATGTCTTCGAATAAGAGTGAGGAGAAATCTCAGGCCGCGGCGGAGAGAATTAAGGCAGCGGCGTTGACTGCGGCGAAGGGGTTGAGCCGTGCGCAGGCGGAGCGGGCAGCGGCGGCGGCTGCGCGGAACGTGAACGCGTACGGGCAGAAGGAGGAGGGGCCGAGCCGATGGCAGGAAAAGAGGGAGGCGAAGCGTCAGATGTATCTGATGAGCACCGAGAAGGCCGTGAAATTGGGCGAAAGGAAGGATCTCAAGCCTTCGAGATCCGCTTCCGGCGGCGCCGCGCAGTGCCAGAAGTGCTTCCAAAGTGGACACTGGACTTACGAGTGCAAGAACGAGAGGGTTTATATTTCTAGGCCTTCGCGGACGCAACAGCTTAAAAACCCTAAATTGAGGGTCGATACGCCTGTGACGTATGATTTGGATTTGGATGGCGATGTTCCTGATGGTGATGATAAggaggaaaaggaaaagaagaggaggaggaagaagaagaagagtgaAAAGAAACGACGTCGTTATGATTCAGATAGTGATAGTGAGAGCGACAGTGGGAGTGATGCATCTTCTGTCTCCGGATCCGAATCTTCCTCTGAGAGTAGTTCGGGTTCTGATTCGGAGGAAGAACGGAGGCGGAGGAGGAAGAAGCAGAGGAAGAGATCAAGACGCAGCCGGAGGAGTTATAGTTCGTCCTCAGGGTCGGAGTCCGATACAGATCCTGGTTCTGACTCTGATTCAGATGATAAGAGCAGCCGGAGGAAGAAGAGGCGTAGTCGTAAGCGTTGA
- the LOC114195416 gene encoding root phototropism protein 2-like: MAIPSPTRLSLAMERTGQWIFSPEIPTDVIVTVGEADFSLHKFILAAKSNYIRKVIMESEESDLTRIDLTNIPGGQEAFEKVAKFCYGVNFEITVHNVAPLHCAAVFLEMTDEYCNGNLAGRTEDFLSQVGVSTLHSAVAVLKSCRQLLPFAAEVNLVERCVDVISSKACSEANFPSQSPPNWWTEELAVLEVDSFAKVISAMKQRGAKYLTIAGALITYTERTLRELVRDHSGGGRGIMSSNSGDSDSESRRSEQREILQSIVPLFPKEKAAFPINFLCCLLRCAIYLRASSSCKRELEKRVTEILEHVTVDDLLVLTFSYDGERLLDLDSVRRIVSGFVEKEKSTTVFNAGVNFNEHFSAAMQRVAKTVDAYLAEIAAYGELSISKFNGISILIPGGARKSDDDLYRAVDVYLKVHPDLDEIEKEKVCSVMDPLKLSYEARVHASKNKRLPLQIVLHALYYDQLHLRSGMAEDKEAVAVAAAVEKKQLQADVSLVRENEELRSELMKMKMYITDLQKNVQGTSSSGKETTGPVKRPTFFSSMSKKLSKLNPFKNGSKDTSHIDDAPVDLTKPRRRRFSIS; this comes from the exons ATGGCAATCCCCAGCCCCACCAGATTATCCCTTGCCATGGAGAGAACCGGGCAATG GATTTTCTCCCCAGAAATCCCAACCGATGTAATTGTTACAGTGGGGGAAGCCGATTTTTCTCTACACAAG TTTATTCTGGCGGCAAAGAGCAACTACATCAGAAAGGTGATAATGGAATCAGAGGAGAGTGACCTAACAAGAATAGACCTCACGAACATACCTGGAGGCCAAGAAGCTTTCGAGAAAGTAGCCAAGTTTTGTTACGGCGTCAATTTCGAGATCACCGTTCACAACGTCGCTCCGTTGCACTGCGCCGCCGTTTTCCTGGAGATGACCGACGAATATTGCAACGGAAACCTCGCTGGAAGAACGGAGGATTTCCTTTCTCAGGTCGGCGTCTCTACTCTCCACAGCGCCGTCGCGGTCCTCAAGTCCTGCCGGCAGCTTCTCCCCTTCGCCGCTGAAGTCAACCTAGTTGAGCGCTGCGTTGACGTAATCAGCTCCAAGGCTTGCAGCGAAGCGAACTTTCCGAGCCAGTCCCCGCCGAATTGGTGGACGGAGGAGCTCGCCGTGCTGGAAGTAGATTCCTTCGCGAAGGTGATTTCCGCCATGAAACAGCGCGGCGCTAAGTATCTAACCATCGCCGGAGCGTTGATCACCTACACCGAACGCACGCTGCGGGAGCTCGTTCGCGACCACAGCGGCGGCGGAAGAGGAATCATGTCGTCAAATTCCGGCGATTCGGATTCGGAGTCGAGAAGAAGCGAACAACGCGAGATTCTGCAGTCTATTGTCCCGCTCTTCCCGAAGGAGAAAGCGGCGTTTCCAATCAACTTCCTCTGCTGTCTCCTGCGGTGCGCGATCTATCTCCGCGCGTCGAGTTCGTGCAAGCGCGAACTCGAGAAGCGCGTCACAGAGATCCTGGAGCACGTGACGGTGGACGACCTCCTCGTGCTTACGTTCTCCTACGACGGCGAGAGGCTCTTGGATCTGGACAGCGTGAGGAGGATCGTCTCCGGCTTCGTGGAAAAGGAGAAGAGTACGACAGTGTTCAACGCAGGCGTCAACTTCAACGAACACTTCTCCGCCGCGATGCAGCGCGTGGCCAAAACCGTTGACGCGTACCTCGCTGAGATCGCTGCTTACGGCGAGCTCTCCATCTCTAAGTTCAACGGCATATCCATCCTCATTCCCGGAGGCGCTAGAAAATCCGACGACGATCTATATCGCGCCGTTGATGTCTACCTCAAG GTGCACCCGGACCTGGACGAGATAGAGAAGGAGAAGGTGTGCAGTGTAATGGACCCACTGAAACTATCATACGAGGCGCGTGTGCACGCGTCGAAGAACAAGCGATTGCCGTTGCAGATCGTGCTTCACGCGCTGTATTACGACCAACTACACCTAAGGAGTGGTATGGCGGAGGACAAGGAGGCGGTGGCGGTGGCAGCTGCAGTGGAGAAGAAACAGCTTCAAGCTGACGTGTCGCTGGTGAGGGAGAACGAGGAGTTGCGATCGGAgctgatgaagatgaaaatgtaCATTACCGATTTGCAGAAAAATGTGCAAGGAACGTCGTCGTCTGGGAAGGAAACTACTGGGCCTGTAAAAAGGCCCACATTTTTCTCTTCCATGTCGAAGAAACTGAGCAAGTTGAACCCGTTCAAGAATGGGTCTAAGGACACGTCACACATTGACGATGCCCCGGTGGACTTGACCAAGCCCAGAAGGAGAAGGTTCTCCATTTCCTAG